The nucleotide sequence AATTCGGTGCCCCCCAGCGCAACAGGTAGGCGTCATCGTTCCGCTGCGTCCAAATCGTCTTCAACTCGTCGCCCAGCGATGGCACGAACGACTCGTGAAACGTCTGCGTCGTCGAGCTCATGACGTGAGCCTGCGCGTATTTGAACGAGAAGATAAAATCGACATCCGGATGCTTCACCAAGGGTGCAAACGTCGCGGCAATATCCTGCGCCTTGGTTTGGTGCTGACGGTGGATGAACCGGATCTGCCGACCGGGTTGCTCGGCGACGGCATCGAGCACGCCCTGCCCGTAGGTCGCAAAGGCCCAGTCTTCCTTCTCCTGAAAACCGACGTCCCGCATATTCTCACCCGTCGTCAGACCGACTCCGCGCAACAGCGGATACGTCAGCAACAGCTGTTTCACACTCTTCCGGAAGTAGTCGACCGTGACGGGATTATCCATCGCATCGGTGATGCCGTATTTCCCGTCCGTGCCGTAGGTGAACACGTTCCACGTGATCACATAAAAATCGATATTGCGGTCCTTCGCGTAGCGCATGACCCGACGCCAGAAATCGATCTTCTCGTCGATCGTGATCCGTTTGACCACCTCGACATTCTCCAAAATCTCCGGCGCATCGTAGCCGGTCGCAATCGTCGGATAATCCTCCGCCCACGTCACCGTCGAGCGCTGCACGTCGTCGAGGGCGATGTCTTCGTAACCCGGCACTTTCACCAACGACGGAAACGGATGCAGACTCCAGAGCGACACGTAGTTGAACCGATACCGGGCCAACGTATCCAGATACTCGGTCCAGAAATCCCAGTCCCACACCGTCGCAATGTTCTCCTGCGCCGCGTCGCTCATGTCCGAATAACTCGGCGTGCGCACATCGAGCGGGATGTTAAACTTCACACCCCGCATCGCCACGTGCGCCTTCTGGGAGGTGGGCTTAACGCCGTCCAAATCATAGAGCCGAATCTGCTCCGCCAACTCCAAGCCGCCATACATCAGCCCCGCGGCGTCGCCTGCGCCCACCACGATGTTAGACCGCCCTCCCGCATTGCGCGCGGTCAGTTCGAACGCCTCAGGTTCCAAGAAGCGTCCGGAGAACGTAGACAAATTCACCAACACGCCCCCCGTCTCCGTGGGACTAAACCCCGGCTGCACTCGCTGGACCTCATGGCCTCTCGCTTCCAGCGCCGAGGTGACATCTTGAGCCCCAAACTCAATGGGGGCGAAACCGTTTTCAACTGCCAGCCATACCGTTTCCGCGCCCAGAGAATGGGACAGAAAACAACTCAACCAAAAGACCGCAAAGCGCAGGGGTAAACGCATACCCGCTACCAACGTGGAAGCATCCCCACCGGTCAACCCGAGTCCGCCGAATCGTTGACCACGTCAGCACGACTCATTTTTGAGCCGCTTTGGATTCCAGATAAGCCGCCAATTCGCTGATCGTCACAAATTCACAGCCCTGACGTTTCAACTCCGCCAGGATCGCCGGCATTTGGGCCAGCGTCTCGGCCCGCCATTCGTGGAAAATGATCAGCGAACCATCCCCCACGTTCGTGGTGGCGTTGCGGTAGATGGCCTCGGCATCGACCGCGGTGTTCCAGTCGTGCGACCACACTTGCGGAGACATATCAAAGTCGCGAATGCCCGCCTCCGCCCACAGCGCGCCCTGACGCGGATCCGCTTCCGTGAAGGGTTTCCAATACCACCGCGGAGCGACGCCCAATTCCGCCGTCAACACCTTCTGGGCGTCGACGATCTCATGGCGCAAGGCCGCATCGTCGATTTGTTGCGGATGCAGGTGGGCATAGGAATGATTGGCCACTTCATGACCCGCCGCCAGCGCCGCGCGGGCGATCTCGGGGTGCGCCGCCACTTCCTTGGCCTCGTAAGCCCAGGTCACCCGCACGTTCTCCGCCGCAAACAACGTCCGAAACGCCGCCGCTTGGGCCGGTATCGGGCCGTCATCAAATAATAGCGCGACTTTCTTGGGAGCGGATTCAGCGGCCATGGTGAAAGTAAAAATAAGCGAAAGAAAAAGCCCGGAAACCGAGCTCCACCGTCGGAAAGGGAAACGCATGACCTTCACTATTCGGGTGCTCTTCAACCCGCGTCAAACGACGTCCGGTAAATCGTTCACCAACGTGACCACTTGCGAGCGTTTCTCCGGTGCGCTAACCGTGTTCGATGCCCTCTCGTTCCCTCCGCCGACTGTTCGGCGTTCTGTTGAGTCTCACCCTGTTCACCCCCCTCACCCGCGCCGTGCTCCAATCCGGCGAGGTCCACGTCTGGGAGTTACAGGAAATCCAACTGCAAGCCTCCGGCGATTACGCCAATCCTTACGCGGACGTCACGTGCTGGATTGACCTGGAGGGTCCCGGCTTTGCCAAACGGGTTTATGGCTTTTGGGACGGCGGCCAAACCTTCCGCGTGCGTTTTGTCGCCCCGACGGTCGGCGAGTGGACTTGGACCACCGGCTCCAATCAAGCCGACGACAACGGGCTCAACTCCGGCCAGGGCAGCCTCCGCGCCGTCGCCTGGACCGACGCCGAACTGGCCGAGAATCCCAACCGCCGCGGCTTTGTCCGCGCCACGCCCAACGGCCGCGCCCTGCAATACGCCGACGGTGCGCCGTTCTTTTGGCTCGGCGACACCTGGCTCGCGGGAGCCACCTGGCGACTGCCCGTGACCGGACGGCCCGCCGCCGCCGACTACGTGCCCGGCCCCGGCATCTCCTTCGAGGAGGCCGTAGCCTGGCGCAAACGGCAGGGTTTCAACTCCGTGAGCCTCATCGCCGCTTTCCCCAACTGGGCCGCCGATCATCGCGGTGCCACCTACGCCAACGCCGACGGCGTCTACCTTCGCAATGCGTGGGAAAAATTCGGCCACTGGGCCGCCCGCGGTGAGATCACTACGGCCGACGGCGCCATCACCACGGGCAAGGACATGCACGACGAACTCGGCAATCGCCCGTTTGAGGTGTTCGACGATCGCGATGGCCTGGCGGACTTCGATCGCATCGTCCCGGCCTACTTCCGTAGTCTCGACCGTAAGATGGCCCATCTCTCGGACGAGGGTTTCGTGCCGTTTCTCGAAACCATCCGCCGGGACAACGCTCCGGCCTGGAAGGCGTATTTCGACTTCAACGAATCCTACGCCCGCTTCGTTCAGTATCTGATTTCTCGTTACGGTGCCTACAACATGGTGTTCAGCGGCATTCACCTCGATTGGATTCCGGAAAACTACAGCCTCACCGAACAGGAGTTCAACGAGGCCCTGACCTACCACCACGCCAAGTATGGTCCCATGCCCTTCGGCCAACCCTACACGACGTTGATCGACAGCACGACCTACCGCCGCTTCGGCCACGGCGACGACTGCCCGTGGCTCACCATGCACACCGTCGGCAACAAGCCGCGCAACCATGCGATCTACGATTTCATCGAGGAAAGTTTCCACCTGCCCAATCCCTATCCCGTGGCCAACCTCGAGCCCTACTACGCGGGCTGGAATCATGACATCAACCGGCCCGGCGGTGAGACACCCGATCCCGGCTCTCCCCGCGACGACTACTTCGCCCGCGCCCAAATGTATGGCTCCGTGCTTTCCGGTGGCCTCGCGGGCCATGTCTACGGCACGGCGGCATACGATGTTACGTCGACCGGCGAACCCGCCGGCTGGCGCCCTCACATCTGGACCGCATTGCGCTACCGTTCCGGCGGGCAAATGCAGCACCTGCGCGACTTTGTGCTGTCGGCGGGCGACACCGCCTACACCGAACTCATCCCCGCCTCGGATGATCTCCATCCCCGGAAATCGCCCCACAGTATTGATGACGGGCTCGACGGGTGGTCGTTCATGATGCGCGCCCCTGCGGGCGATGCCGCCCTGCTCTATTTTGAAATGGGGGCCGTCGGCACCACTTTGCACGGCCTGCGGTCGGCTCAAAATTTCCAATGGCGGTGGTTTAATCCGCGCACGGGCGAATGGGGTCAGCCCATTCACCTGCGCAGCGATGCGGACGGTCACCTGGCTTCCCCTGACTTCCCCGCCGGCGGCCAGTCTCGCGAAACCACCGTCGATTGGGCTGCCCAATTGTCCCCCCGCTCATAACATCCGCGTTTACCCCTTACCCCCTTGGTTAAAAAAATCCTTCTCCCTCTGGTCGCTTTGGCTGCGACCGTCCCGTCGAGTCTGTCCGCCGATCAACATCGCACCTGGGCCGACTACGGTGGCGGCCACGATCAGTCGAAATTCACCACGCTCGACCAGTTCACGCCCGCCAATGTCGCCGAACTGAAACAGACGTGGATCTACGGCACCGGAGACGAACGCGCCTACCAGTTCAATCCCGTCATCGCCCATGGCGTGATGTATGTGCTGGCCAAGGATTCGTCGCTCGTCGCCCTCGATCTCGACACCGGTAAGGAAATTTGGATACACGCGCACCTCAATGGCATCTCCCGGCGCGGCGTCAGCTATTGGGAAAGTGATGACGGTGCCGATCGACGTCTGCTGTTCACCATGGGCAACTCCCTGCAGGCGCTCGACGCCCGCACCGGTAAAGTCATTCCGACCTTCGGTCGGCAGGGCGCGGTCGATCTGCGCGAACACATGGGACGGCCGGCTGAAACGATCTACCGCGCCAGTTCATCCACACCTGGTCGCGTCTTCGAGGACTTGATCATTCTCGGCTCCTCTCCCGGCGAAAGTTACATGTCCGCCCCCGGTCACATCCGTGCCTTCAATGTCGTCACGGGTGAGTTCGTCTGGCGCTTCAACACCATCCCCGAGCCCGGCGAATACGGCTACGAAACGTGGCCCCAGGACGCCTACCGCTATGCGGGCGGGGCCAATGTCTGGGGTGAAATGTCCGTCGACGCCGAACGCGGCATCGTCTTTCTCCCGCTCGGCTCGCCCACCTACGATTACTACGGGGCCGACCGCATTGGCCAAAACCTCTTCGGCAATTGCCTCGTCGCGCTCGACGCCCGCACTGGCAAACGCATCTGGCATTTTCAAACCGTGCACCACGACCTGTGGGACTACGATCTGGTTTCCGCACCGCAACTCATCACCGTCACGCGCGATGGCCAACGCATCGACGCCGTGGCCGCCGCCTCGAAACAGGGTTACCTCTTCGTCTTCAATCGCGAAACCGGTGAACCCGTTTTCCCGATCGAAGAAAAACCCTTCCCGGCTTCCGATGTCCCGGGCGAAGAAGCCTGGCCGACCCAACCCGTGCCGGCGCTGCCGCCTTACTCCCGCCAAATCATGACGGCGGATGACATCACGCCCATTCTCATCACCGACGCCGAACGGGCCGACTGGACCGAACGCGTGACCAAAGCCCGCAAGGGACTCTATCTGCCGCCCGGCATGGAGGAAACCGTATCCGTCCCCGGTGCGGTCGGCGGTGTAAATTGGGGCAACTCCGCCGCCAATCCGGACGAGGGGATCGTTTATCTGCTGAATCAGGACTTCCCTTCGTTTTACAAACTGGCCGAGCGCGCACCGGTCCGCGCCAGCAGCACCATGCCCGGCGACGAGTCCGACAAAACCGCCTCCATTGCCCGCGGCAAATACGTCTACGCGACTTACTGCGCCGCCTGCCACGGTGCCAACCGCGCGGGTTCGGACGTCGGGCCGTCCCTCCTCGCCGTCGGCAGCCAGATCAGCCGCAGCCACCTGACGCGCACCATCATGTATGGCACCGGACGCATGCCGCCACTTCCGCATTTCAGCGATGAACAAATTGCCGACGTGTATAACTTTCTCGACGACGGCGTATCGCCCTACGCGGGAATTTTTGGAGCCACCGAAACCGAGCAAATGCCCGAAGGCCCGGTGGTCGGCTCCGGAGGTGCTCCGATCGAATTGGTTGACCCACGCACCGCCGGTCGTCTCTTCGGACGCGCCGGTGCGCCATATCCGGAGGATATCGACGCTCCCGAGACCCGCTACTACACCGACTATGGTCTCGGCCACCCTTACCTCATGACCCCGCCGTGGTCACAGATTCTCGCCTACGATCTCAACGAAGGCGTGATCAAATGGCGTCAGCCGCTTGGTCAGGACCGTGACGCGACGGCGGCCGGCATGACGGGCACGGGCGTGCCCCGCGGCTCCCAACGCATGAGCATGATCGTCACGTCCACCGGCATCGTGTTTTCCACCGCCAAGGACGGACACGTCTACGCCTTCGATGCCGAGGATGGCTCCATTCTCTGGAGCGCCAAACTTCCCATGGGCGCCGAGGGTTTGCCCGCCATGTATGAGCACAACGGCCGCCAGTATCTCGTCGTCTGCGCCACCACCCCGCTCACCTGGGGCCTCAAATCCCGCGAAAGCGGCATCGGCTCCCCCGATCCGAAGGGCGTCGGCGGCTACGTCGTCTTCGCGCTACCCGAATAAACTGGATCACTAACCACGGAATTCACGAATCACACGAAAAGGATTGGGCGATTTGATCGGAATATCGACGGCCATGCTTCCCCTTAAACCCGGCCCGTGCAGACTACTTAACGCTTTCGTGTGTTTCGTGTATTTCGTGGTGCCCTTCACCTCCCCTCTGCCCTTTACCCCATGAATCGTCGCCGCTTTCTGTTTTCCTCCGGACTCGCCCTGACCGTCAGTCTCGCTCCACGAGCGTTTGCGCATCCCCACCTCAAGCACCGTGACCGCCTTGCGATGGGCACGGTCATCTTCCGTCACCGTTTCGCGCAAACGGCCTCCGCTAAACTCCCGTATACTGGCGAGCCGCTCACCTTGCTCGATGTGCCCGGTTACTACCAACGCCGCTTCGACCTTAACCAAGTCGAGTTCTGGAGTTACCACTTCGAGTCCCTCGACCGCGGCTATTTGGTCAAACTCCGCGCCGCGCTCGACATCGCCGGCTCGCGTCTGATCAACATCCAGATTGATACCGACTACAACCTCGCCGCCGAGGATCCCGCGCGGCGCGCCGCGAGCATCGCCGAGGTCAAGCGCTGGATCGACGCCGCCGTGTTACTCGGCTCAACCAGTGTGCGTGCCAACCCGGGTAACGGCCCGATCGAAAACGCGATCGCGTCGATGCGCGAGGTAAACACCTACGCCGCCGACCACGGCATCGTGCTTCTTAATGAAAATCACTTCGGCATCGAAATGGACCCCGCCGTGCACCTCCGCATCCGCGAGGAAGCCGGTCCCGAGAACCTCTACACCCTGCCCGATTTCGGCAACTACAGCGACGACGCCCGTTTCGACGCTCTCGCCAAAATTCTGCCCTACGCCTACCTCATTTCCGCCAAAGCCGTGCGCTTCGACGCCGAGGGCAACCACCAGCCCTACGACTACGATCGCTGCGTGCAAATGAGCGAAGCGGCGGGCTTCAAAGGCATCTACTCGGTCGAGCAATGGGACCGCACCGACCACGACATGGACTACACCCACGTCGCCGACTGGCTCCTCCAGCACACCGCCGCCAACCTCCGCACCAGCTAGCCGCATCGCGGAAAATGTAACCATTATGGTTACACTCGCGGCGCAGACTGACTCCTCCCACACACCGCCGCCAACCTCCGCGCCAGCTAGCCGCGTCGCGGAAAGTGTAACCATTATGGTTACACTCACGGCGCAGACTGGCTCCTCCCTCACACCGCCGCCAACCTCCGCGCCAGCTAGCCGCGTCGCGGAAAGTGTAACCATAATGGTTACACTCGCGGCGCAGACTGGCTCCTCCCACACACCGCCGCCAAACTCCGCGCCAGCTAGCCGCATCGCGGAAAGTGTAACCATTATGGTTACACTCGCGGCACCGACTGGCTCCTCCCACACACCGCCGCCAATCTCCGCGCCAGCCAGCCGCATCGCGGAAAGTGTAACCACTATGGTTACACTCGCGGCGGGATGGCGGGACTCGACTTGTTCTGCGTCTGGGTGATCGCTGCGACGACGATCAGCCCGCCGCAGATCATGCCCGGCGTGAGCACCTCGCCCTTCAGCAGTAGGAGCGACTCGAACACCCCGCAAACGGGAATGAGGAAACGGTAGGTCGCGAGTTGGTGAGCCGGAAACATCGTCGACAACTGATTCCACAGTCCAAACGCCGCCGCCGAAACAAACGAGAGCCACGCCGTCCACGCGATCGTGTAAGCGTCAAAAATCGCGAGGTCGCCGCGCGCAATGGCCGGCGCGCCCATGACGATCAAAACCACGCCACCGATCGCCAAGGAAAACCCGGTGCCCGCTCGCGATCCCATGGTCGGTCGCACCCGCTGAAATGTCAGCAAACCCAACGCCCCAAACAAACTCGCCCCCAGCAACATCACTGCTCCCAGCTGCGGATTTTTTGACGCCCCTCCCGGTGCATACACCGCCAGGGTCACCCCGATCGCGCCCGCCGCCACCACCAGCCACTGCCGACGACTCAGCGGCGGTTTGCCCAAAAACGGCGGTGCCAGCAGCACCCACCAAAAACTGCCACTCGAGATGAGCAGCGCCGACAGCGCGCCGTTGGCCAATTCCAACCCGAGATAAAAGCAGACGTATTGACCCACTGTTTGGGTCGCCGCCATGATCAGGATCAAACGGGTCGGCGTCGCACGCCATTCCCGCCCCGGATTCTGCGCCACCAGCAGCAGCACACCGCCCGCCACCACGAAACGCAAACCGGCAAACATGGACCGAGCGGCAAAGTCGATCGTCACGCCGCGTTCCGCCCAATGGGCATACACGAGTTTGATGGCCGGAAACGCCGAGCCCCACAACACCGCACACACCACCGTCCAACCCAACAACCGCAGATGCGAAGGCGGGGAATCGGTGGGTCTCTCAACAGACATCGCAATACCACGATCATTTCCCTACGGGGCAGCCAGCTAAAAGGTCACGGCGCACCTCTCCCGAACCGGTTCGGCGCGCGTTGTCCCGCAATCGGGACGAACCCATCCCATCGGTGGTCTTGTTTCCCTGCCTTCCGGCGCCTTAAGCCTCCGCTTTATCCTCTTTTACAACAGCTTAGCATCCATCTCCGTGCGTGGCACAGCCTGTGCAACCTCGCCCGCACTCACCATGCTCATTGCCCTTC is from Synoicihabitans lomoniglobus and encodes:
- a CDS encoding carbohydrate-binding family 6 protein; its protein translation is MSTFSGRFLEPEAFELTARNAGGRSNIVVGAGDAAGLMYGGLELAEQIRLYDLDGVKPTSQKAHVAMRGVKFNIPLDVRTPSYSDMSDAAQENIATVWDWDFWTEYLDTLARYRFNYVSLWSLHPFPSLVKVPGYEDIALDDVQRSTVTWAEDYPTIATGYDAPEILENVEVVKRITIDEKIDFWRRVMRYAKDRNIDFYVITWNVFTYGTDGKYGITDAMDNPVTVDYFRKSVKQLLLTYPLLRGVGLTTGENMRDVGFQEKEDWAFATYGQGVLDAVAEQPGRQIRFIHRQHQTKAQDIAATFAPLVKHPDVDFIFSFKYAQAHVMSSTTQTFHESFVPSLGDELKTIWTQRNDDAYLLRWGAPNFFREFINNIPSDVTQGMYYGSDQWVWGRDWLTLDRGEGEPRELEIKKHWYHWLTWGRLGYNPDLGNDRFVALLGERFPQANAEELFNAWQNASMVYPLTTGFHWGQFDFQWYIEACRSRPGPAQTESGFHDVNRFITLGVHPGTDNVAIPEYVAAMQAGATIDGTSPLDVATALHRRADAALEALPTLDETRGTSVELDRTLNDIRLMAYLGKYYAFKIHGATELALFRATGERARQQSAVAALTEAQTWWLRYTTLSGELYRNPFWTNRVGIVDWVELNAEVARDIQIAQDG
- a CDS encoding polysaccharide deacetylase family protein codes for the protein MAAESAPKKVALLFDDGPIPAQAAAFRTLFAAENVRVTWAYEAKEVAAHPEIARAALAAGHEVANHSYAHLHPQQIDDAALRHEIVDAQKVLTAELGVAPRWYWKPFTEADPRQGALWAEAGIRDFDMSPQVWSHDWNTAVDAEAIYRNATTNVGDGSLIIFHEWRAETLAQMPAILAELKRQGCEFVTISELAAYLESKAAQK
- a CDS encoding DUF5060 domain-containing protein, which codes for MPSRSLRRLFGVLLSLTLFTPLTRAVLQSGEVHVWELQEIQLQASGDYANPYADVTCWIDLEGPGFAKRVYGFWDGGQTFRVRFVAPTVGEWTWTTGSNQADDNGLNSGQGSLRAVAWTDAELAENPNRRGFVRATPNGRALQYADGAPFFWLGDTWLAGATWRLPVTGRPAAADYVPGPGISFEEAVAWRKRQGFNSVSLIAAFPNWAADHRGATYANADGVYLRNAWEKFGHWAARGEITTADGAITTGKDMHDELGNRPFEVFDDRDGLADFDRIVPAYFRSLDRKMAHLSDEGFVPFLETIRRDNAPAWKAYFDFNESYARFVQYLISRYGAYNMVFSGIHLDWIPENYSLTEQEFNEALTYHHAKYGPMPFGQPYTTLIDSTTYRRFGHGDDCPWLTMHTVGNKPRNHAIYDFIEESFHLPNPYPVANLEPYYAGWNHDINRPGGETPDPGSPRDDYFARAQMYGSVLSGGLAGHVYGTAAYDVTSTGEPAGWRPHIWTALRYRSGGQMQHLRDFVLSAGDTAYTELIPASDDLHPRKSPHSIDDGLDGWSFMMRAPAGDAALLYFEMGAVGTTLHGLRSAQNFQWRWFNPRTGEWGQPIHLRSDADGHLASPDFPAGGQSRETTVDWAAQLSPRS
- a CDS encoding PQQ-binding-like beta-propeller repeat protein, with protein sequence MVKKILLPLVALAATVPSSLSADQHRTWADYGGGHDQSKFTTLDQFTPANVAELKQTWIYGTGDERAYQFNPVIAHGVMYVLAKDSSLVALDLDTGKEIWIHAHLNGISRRGVSYWESDDGADRRLLFTMGNSLQALDARTGKVIPTFGRQGAVDLREHMGRPAETIYRASSSTPGRVFEDLIILGSSPGESYMSAPGHIRAFNVVTGEFVWRFNTIPEPGEYGYETWPQDAYRYAGGANVWGEMSVDAERGIVFLPLGSPTYDYYGADRIGQNLFGNCLVALDARTGKRIWHFQTVHHDLWDYDLVSAPQLITVTRDGQRIDAVAAASKQGYLFVFNRETGEPVFPIEEKPFPASDVPGEEAWPTQPVPALPPYSRQIMTADDITPILITDAERADWTERVTKARKGLYLPPGMEETVSVPGAVGGVNWGNSAANPDEGIVYLLNQDFPSFYKLAERAPVRASSTMPGDESDKTASIARGKYVYATYCAACHGANRAGSDVGPSLLAVGSQISRSHLTRTIMYGTGRMPPLPHFSDEQIADVYNFLDDGVSPYAGIFGATETEQMPEGPVVGSGGAPIELVDPRTAGRLFGRAGAPYPEDIDAPETRYYTDYGLGHPYLMTPPWSQILAYDLNEGVIKWRQPLGQDRDATAAGMTGTGVPRGSQRMSMIVTSTGIVFSTAKDGHVYAFDAEDGSILWSAKLPMGAEGLPAMYEHNGRQYLVVCATTPLTWGLKSRESGIGSPDPKGVGGYVVFALPE
- a CDS encoding sugar phosphate isomerase/epimerase family protein, with translation MNRRRFLFSSGLALTVSLAPRAFAHPHLKHRDRLAMGTVIFRHRFAQTASAKLPYTGEPLTLLDVPGYYQRRFDLNQVEFWSYHFESLDRGYLVKLRAALDIAGSRLINIQIDTDYNLAAEDPARRAASIAEVKRWIDAAVLLGSTSVRANPGNGPIENAIASMREVNTYAADHGIVLLNENHFGIEMDPAVHLRIREEAGPENLYTLPDFGNYSDDARFDALAKILPYAYLISAKAVRFDAEGNHQPYDYDRCVQMSEAAGFKGIYSVEQWDRTDHDMDYTHVADWLLQHTAANLRTS
- a CDS encoding DMT family transporter, translated to MSVERPTDSPPSHLRLLGWTVVCAVLWGSAFPAIKLVYAHWAERGVTIDFAARSMFAGLRFVVAGGVLLLVAQNPGREWRATPTRLILIMAATQTVGQYVCFYLGLELANGALSALLISSGSFWWVLLAPPFLGKPPLSRRQWLVVAAGAIGVTLAVYAPGGASKNPQLGAVMLLGASLFGALGLLTFQRVRPTMGSRAGTGFSLAIGGVVLIVMGAPAIARGDLAIFDAYTIAWTAWLSFVSAAAFGLWNQLSTMFPAHQLATYRFLIPVCGVFESLLLLKGEVLTPGMICGGLIVVAAITQTQNKSSPAIPPRV